A segment of the Scophthalmus maximus strain ysfricsl-2021 chromosome 11, ASM2237912v1, whole genome shotgun sequence genome:
atacGCCTCCTTTAACGAAATAGAAATAAGCAATTGGATATTATTTACACTGGAAGACTGACAAAGCCTTGTAGTTAAAAGTGTGATCGTTTATTTTCTAGGATTTCTAGTGACGATAAAAAATAActcaactatttaaaaaaaaagttctaacTCGAATAGGATAAACAAGCCAATAAAACTATAGTCGCACTATAATCTGCATTCATTCTAAACACATAATGCTTTTTAACATCTAAGTCTGAGTCACGACTGCTCGTTCTGACGCTGCTGTCGGTGAAACAGTCAAAATATATCTGGACCAGtggcagttttaaaaaacatcccTTTCCTCTCACCTGGGTTTTTCAGTAGGTGCCGTTCCCCCCATGCGTTTGCGAAAGaattcctctctcttcttctgcatgACCTCCTCGGCGCTCAGGCCCTGGTTGCCGTTCTCGACCGCCTTCTGCCCGGAGGACGCGACCTTCCCCTGGTCACCTTTGGCAGGctcagctgcaggagctgctgcaggagaggatTGAATCAATCAAATCAAGGATCAGGATCGGCCAGCCCCCCCTAGAGAAGACCCGTCTCAGATCGACCGCCCTCCAGTTGCACTCACCCtcttttttggtatttttgttCTTCTTGCCACCCGGTTCCTTGCCCTTGTCCCCTCCCTTCGTCTCGATCATGGACTTCACAGTTTTTTGGGATTTCTCGGACTCCTTAAAGGTCCGCATGGCGACGGGGCTCCGAGCTTTGCcgctctcctccgcctcccttcGTGGGAAACATTTGGTGTGAGACCAGGACGGGAAAGGGGGAACGTTCTAAAACACTGAAGGTAACTTAATGTGCTGGGGCAGCAATCAATAACCATCAAATCTCTCTCAGATAAgtcttgtcataaacacttacacctgtcaaaaaaaatcaaacccgAAATTCTATAATTGTTGACGTTAACTTACATTAAGTCACATTAAGCCTTTTCATTATAATGGAGTTCTATGGAGAGGAAAGCGCTTAATGTAAGATAAGGTCCATGATTATTGGATTTCGgattacatttttccacaggtgtaagtgtttatgatgaagcatatctgagagaaatttggtgagAACTGTTTGCTGCTTTGGCACTTAGAGTGACATGAACCCTTTTCACGTTAAGCCTTTTAAGAACGTCCCCCAAGAAAGGTTTTGGTTCGAGATGTCAGTCCGTTTCAAACATCCCATAGACGATGACACAGCTTGTAGTGGGGGAAAACATCTTCAACAATTATCCTAATCATCTCATCTTTGGCAGGTGCCGAAAGAGCACGTCCGTCTTTACCTGAGCAGCATCTTGAAGTCGTCCTCGAACTCAAAGCTGTTGTTGAGCAGCTTCGGAGCTCCCTTCTGCTCCAGCACGTTCTTGTACAGATCTCGAAAGTGAAGCTGCACGTCGTCTATGAACTTGTCCACGTACGTCAGAGTCAGGATCTTTTGAAAGCCCACCTGGAGTCGTGACGGGGAGGATCATAATAAtgtcttcaacaacaacaagaacaacaacatggatGTCAGTCAGAGATTGACACACTTGCAGTTGAGAGACTCACCACAAATATGAGCTCGAACTCATTGTCGAGCTTGTATTTCAGACTCAGAGCCTCGTGATTGAACGAATTGTTCCCACTTCgctcctgtaacacacacacacacacacaaaccaaccacacacacacacacacataaaaaaccaaccacacacagacacacaaacacacacacacaaagacacacagacacacacacacagagacagacacacacacacacacacaaaccaaccacacacacacacacacacacacacacaaaaaaccaaccacacacagacacacacacacacacacacaaaaaaccaaccacacacagacacacacaaacacacacacacaaagacacacagagacacacacacagagagagacacacaaagacaaaccaaccacacacacacacacacacacacacacacacaaaccaaccacacacacacacaaaccaaccacacacacacacacacacacacacacacacacaaacaaaccaaccacacacagacacacaaacacacacacacaaagacacacagacacacacacacagagacagacacacacacaaaccaaccacacacacacacacaaacacacacacacaaagacacacagacacacacacacaaaccaaccacacacacacacaaaccaaccacacacacacacacacacacacacacacacaaacaaaccaaccacacacacaaacacacaaaccaaccacacacagacacacacacaaaccaaccacacacacacacacacacacacaaacaaaccaaccacacacacaaacacacaaaccaaccacacacagacacacacacaaaccaaccacacacagacacacacacaaaccaaccacacacagacacacacacaaaccaaccacacacagacacacacacaaaccaaccacacacagacacacacacaaaccaaccaaccacacacacacacacacacaaaccaaccacacacacacacacacacacacacacacagagacagacacacacacaaaccaaccacacacacacacacaaaccaaccacacacacacacacacacacacaaaccaaccacacacacacacacacacacacacacacacacaaacaaaccaaccacacacagacacacacacaaaccaaccacacacagacacacacacaaaccaaccacacacagacacacacacaaaccaaccaaccacacacacacacacacacaaaccaaccacacacacacacacacacacacacacacacacacacacacacacacacacacacacacacacacacacacacacacacacacacaaaccaaccacacgcgcgcgcacacacacacacacacagttgacatGTCAACACAGGGGCTGCTACACGCTCGTGTCACATGAGGATGCTGCAGCTTCACTTTTCTTCCCCACATTGTTACCAACGTCACAAAATGACCCTCGAAACACATTCAATGTGATTTCAGATCTAACTCATAACAAATGTGATTCCAGATCCACAGTAGAGAGGTTGCTTCTAGACGTTGCGCACTAAACAAGCTAACACTTGCTACcggttagcgttagcgttagcgttagcgttagcttaAACGAAAACAACCACCGAGGTGCGAGCACGTCGCCGTGTCTGTCACCTGGAGGATCACGGAGCGGATCAGGGCGTTGACGGGCCCCGCGAACGAGTCGCTGACCCCGGCCCCCTGGAAGCACCACAGCACGATCCCCCCTTTGCTGAAGATGGTGAAGAAGTCCAGCATCTTGCCTCCGCGTATCTGGATTAAAGCGGACAGAAGAGCAGACGGGGGGAGgacggggggagaggagggacaaaCCGGCGGTGAGTGACGCGGCGGGTCGCTGTGAAACCTGAGGTCTGTCGGCTCTTACCAGGTAATACTTCAACACGACGAGGAGAAAATCCACCACCGGTGCAAAACTGTTTTAGACCACGTCAGATGCACAGCCAGGAAGTGACGCACACTTCCGgcgacttttttttcttccttccccttcctctcgcGCTTGCGCAGTTTTGGTTGCAGGGCTGTATTAtctgatattatatatatatttatatttacatctacatacatttatatatatacatataaaaacgTAAGAaacttatatatttatatgtacatgtaaataCTTCTTATAATACATCCCTAACttacccatatatatatatatatatatatatatgtataaatgtatgtgtatatatatacatagatacatgtgtgtatatatataaatataaaaacgtAAAAaacttatatatttatatgtacatgtaaataCTTCTTATAATACATCCCTtacttacatatatatatgtgtatatatatgtatatataagtgtttgtgtatatacatacatagttacatgtttttatatatatatacatacctttatatatatacatataaaaactttaaaaaactgatatatttatatgtatatgtaaatattttttataatacatCCCTAACtaacccatatatatatatatatatataaaatggaaAGTAGCTCCAAAAATCTGCTAAAAGGCCACACCACACAGTCACATGTAAATACGATACCATGGTTTGTATATAGTACTTGTTAtcatgtatataaatatatatatatgtatatatacagtatagtgtttgttattgttgatgcatagtatttctattttatttcatttaccTTTCGATTCTGTCTCTATTCTACTTTATTTTATCGTTAATTTTTCCCTCCCATGTGCTGCTAAACTTATGTGCTCCAGTGTCAATTATGAATTCACCCAATGGGGGATCAGGTAAATCTTATCTTAACTTAGCTTCGCTTAGCTTTCAATCAAACATTAGCTGGTCACAGTTTAGAGGGCGGAATATACAATGAGATGCAAAtgcttcttcttcccttcccaTAAGATGCGTGTCTGATTTGCTCTCAAGCTGTTGAACCACTATAGTTGAAGGCGTGTTTTGGATTACAACAGTTTCAGTTTGTAATAGAAGGTTACTACGTTCCAGATAAGGAATTAGTCTCATGCAAGAGTGTGAATATTCTTTTGTCGAGACACACCAGGACTTGGAAGTGAATCTGTTGGCCTCCTCTTGTCCATATGCTTCTGACAAAGGGTTAACAGCGTGTTCAGAGAAGTGTGAAGTGGGACACACTTTGCATTGGAAAGTAAACGGAATCGTGCACAgatccttcctctttttttcttctgtttctctgagGTAATGTCGGTGACACTCGATTGActtttcactttgtctttgtggcAGTCGGTTAGTTCCGTTGGATTTAGCCAGATTGTCGTAAAACAGATGGTGGATCAGACTCCAATCtccatgaatatatttttgagaGAAGTGGAACAGACATGACAGTGTTAACAACATGCATGGTAAGTCGAGGCTTCAGGCGGTGATCCAATCCACCGGCCGgttcttttcttcaaatgttttggCTCATTATTTGGCTGTGGGATGAATTTGCTTCGCTATCCTGTTAGAAACATACAGTTCTTCGTCCTACTGAGGACAATACTGCTTGTTCCAGTCTGTTCAGACGGATGGTTTGTAAGTGATCAAGTTGGGGTACCcataaaatgtgtgtacatTAACTGTCAAGGCTTCATTTACTTCTATTGCTGCAGAGAAGCTGTAAATTACACCAAAGAGCCTCATACGAACACGTTTGTTCTTAAACCGTGCGTACGAGCGATTCGGGAGAaccaatgttttcatattttgagaTTTCTGTTCAAGTATGTAGTATATAGTGGTATTCATCTCgtttatatttacacatttttcctgaagatagaagcgtttgaGTTGAATCCGACGTGGCCTGTTCGTACGAACTGACAGTACGAATAAATGTAAGACAAATTTTGGATAagaatacaaacatgttcttGCATCTTAATACCCgaaaaaaacctgttttctAATGAaggtacatgttttttttattagtttttgaTGATATGAAGTTAAACAGAACTGCTTtaaaatgtaggaaaaaaatctatgaaaactgtgaaaatgtggATGTTCTTAAACTTTTGACGACTTATATTTATctgtttgtataatttttttgtgtattttatctGTGCTGTGCATTAGATGCAGatagttaaagctacagtgtgtaatatttagaagaacgtattcacagaaatcgaatatactgtccataactagtgttcatatatgtataatcacctgtgacaaagaaccaatgtttttttcgtcaactttgaatgagttaaacataGTGACATGatgtggacccgacctctgtttgagtctccatgtttgccacgtcctgttgaatacggttgctgCATGAAGCGTTGCAGAATACGTCACGTTTGTGTTGAATTTTCCATAAAGTTTACCCTGTCgtgtgctcagttggttgcagtttgcaactttaccaccagatgccgccagaaaataactttaattatCACAGAGTGTTGATCGTGCATAGTGATGATTCCACAGGTATCAAGTCAGACATATGTACAGTTTGTGGTTTTTCGTTGCAGGCTGGTTCCAAAAACTCTTGAATCCGAGAATATCTTCATCGACACAACGCGATCAGAAAGTGAAGGCGACGACCTCCCTTTCGTACAAGCCCCCGTCACCAGAGGCGGCCCCTTCCAGAGCGCAGAAGCCCCCGTCGGCGCTGAGCTCACAGCAGAGGTGGAGACGAAAGTACGACCTGCTCGTGTGCCACAGCCTCGCCGACAGCGACGCCGAGGAGGCCATCCGCCTGGTCTCTTTCCTGGAGGCGTCGCCCCGCGGCCTCCGGTGCTTCCTGTGGCAGCGCGACGTGTGTCCGGGGGGCGCGGTCTTCACCGAGTTCTGCCAGGCCGTGCACGAGAGCCACCTGCAGGCTCTGCTCATCACGCCTCACTTCCTGCAGGAGGAGTGGTGCATGTACATGATGCACCAGGCGCTGGCCGAGGGGCCCATGTCCAGTCGGCTGATTCCCCTGATATGGAACCTGTCCCACGCCGAGTACCCGCCGGAACTGAGGTTCTACGTCTACATTAACCTGAGCAGGAACGCGGACCGAGGCTATAGTCTCATCAACAAGACTGTGCTCATGCGTGAGTAATGGGGCGGGAAAACCATTGCTGTTCTCTTGTCCAGCTCCTGGAGGAGAATCCCTCTTTAACACCCTTTGTTTTGCTCCTCAGGCCTGGAGGACCTGGTCAAAACTGAGAGGACGTTTGACTCGCGCAGCGGAATAGGCGGCGAAGGCGGCTCGCGGGGAGACGGGCCGGCCTCGAACGACGGCCCCGCCGAGACGCCGCTTCCGCCGAGAAGCGCCGCGGAGGAGGGATGAAACGTTGAATGACATTTGCTGAGGGAAAGAAAACCCACTGCTGCTATTGGCTGAACTCAACCCAAGTCAGGCTCTTATCAAATCAGGTTCAGCGAAGTAGTTtagtcctcttcctcttcctctctccgttTTATCGTGTGCTAGAATCAACAGGGTCGTTCACTCAAATTGGGGGAACTTGGTTCGTCTTCGCCTGTAACCAGTAATTAAGCTAAAGTGTGGCTGGAACTGGAGCGACGGACGTGCGCCACGATCCTCATTTTGTAAACAGGGTGAAATGAACCTGTgagtgaaagagggaaaagccCACCGTCACAGGACACATGTGTTACGACATATGTAGATGTAGATGCAGATGAGGGTGACCACTAGGTGGTGTGGTTACCAGCATCCAGGCCAGCTATTTCAGTCACACGGCtgatatagtgtgtgtgtgtgtgtgtgtgtgtgagtaagaggGTGACAGAATGGGGGTGTGAGAGGGGCGAAGGGAAATACCCACAAACTGCCGACAGTGACAAGCAacgccttcttttttttttgactgaacGCCACTTTGAGCAACGACGGAGGAAAAGTCATTCTCATGGAGACGAGGCACAATCTTACATGCCTCTTCTTGAATATCAGAATGATGGCTCTGGGCGTGCTGCTGTAAACATATGTGTTTCATATATTGTTGAgagacagaggtgtgtgtgtgtgtgtgtgtgtgtgtgtgtgtgtgtgtgtgtgtgtgtgtgtgtgtgtgtgtgtgcgtgtgcgtgtgtgtttgtgagctcAGCTGGTTGGAGAACAAAGTCTGAACATGAAGAATTCACTTCCGTCCGCCCGTccgatgaaaaaaagaaagaagacctTTCAGTTTTTTCTGCGAGGTGTGATTTAATGCGCTTGGCAGCCGCTCGCCCCTTTTTAATCAGGCTCGCTGGCGGCGCCCCCTTTTACAGATAGTTGGCGTGCGGACCGCTCAGTGAAGAACTGTCAGGTTATGTTCTTTGAATCAGCGGGAGCAGAACACTGGTGATCCGTCTCGGCTTGTTATTTTGATTTCTGTGGCACCATCTGCCTCCAAAGAAGTGctgcatgttgtgtgttttgttttttttccgtctctctcctgACTTTTATAAATGCTGTATCATCCTCCCACgttaacacccccccccaacaccagcAGACAACAAAAGACCCCTGATAATCGGCCTCTTTTGTGGCGAGCCGACATTGTAACATAGAAATTTAGACTTAATCTCCGAGAGGCACAGATGTTCTGCgaggcttttgtttgtttccatagCAAATCGTCCtccagatgacacacacacacacacacacacacacacacacacacactgagatacTGAGATAGCTTTTTTCTcgcctttttaaaattttttttagagaaaagcagttcagtgtgaaaaacatataatttatgttttatataaaaactAACTTGAATGTGATTTTCACGCCGCTGACTCTCAAGATGTCGTCGTCATAATACACACAGCAGCTCTTCCATCTCCAGGTGAGGTCATTTCAAAGGGGAGTAATTGtgccaaaatgtttttctccccaTCACATTGTTTACTAAAAATAAGTAAAGAGAAGACTGAGAGTTAATTTAACAATAAAAACTGACTAGttacataaataatacataaaacTTTGCATCAAAAtcttctttcattcatttaatatGGATTTTATTGCATTCTGACTGTCGAAATTCGgtggattctttctttctttcttttttaagttgaCCAAGAAAGCTGTTTCACATTGTCGCCGTCTTCGTGCTAAGCtataagctaaccagctgctggtggcagcttcacatttactgtacagacatggGAGTGCCATTGTGGATCCTCCCATGATCGAACTCTCAATTGGCCCGATTTCCCCAAAAGtgctgaactgtccctttaagtcgCCTCAGGTCAACTCCGAGGTCAGCGTTGCAGCGTTAGTGTCCGGCGAGGCAGGTTATGAAAGTTCAGACTAAGTAGTTGACTGAGTGTGACGGCAACACACAAACTTTCAGGATTATAGGACTGTACGACTGAAAAAGCTGAGAAGATTAAAAGAGTTGAGTCTTAGGAAAGCCCCGCGGCACAAGTGCTGTGTCAGCATTCCAGCCCTtcgaaaaaaaaactgaagcacgacgtgaaagaggagagagagagagagagagagagagagagagagagagagagagagagagagggagagagagagggagagagagagagagagagagagagagagaaagagagagagagagagagagagagagagggagagacagagagagagagagggagagagagagagagagagagagagagggagagagagagagagagagagagagacagagagagggagagagagagagagagagagagagagggagagagagagagagagagagagagagagagagagagagggagagagagagagagggagggagagagagagagagagagggagagagagagagagagagagagagagagagagagagggagagagagagagagagagagagagagagagagggagagggagagagagagagagagagagagagagagagagagagagggagagagagagagagagaggaaagaaagagagagagggagggagagagagagagagagagagggagggagagagagagagagagagagagagagagagagagagagagggagagggagagagaggaaagaaagagagagagagagagagagagagagagagagagagagagagagagagagagagggagagagagagagagagagagagagagagggagggagagagagagagagagagagggagagagagagaggaaagaaagagagagagggagggagagagagagagagagagggagagagagagagagagagagagagagagagagagagagggagggagagagagagagagagggagagagagagaaagagagaaagagagagagaaagagagaaagagagagagagcgcctgGCCACAGGATGGTGAGCTCGGACCACCAACACCATGGAAAAGCACTTAGCTGCTCGTCACCAcggtggtctctctctctctctctctctctctctctctctctctctctctctctctctctctctctctctctctctctctccccctctctctctctctctctctctctctgtggtggtggtggtaccACCGACCTGGacgttctcttctctgtctgtggCAGCCGGGTTAACTGAGAGGCGAGCGGCGGATCCCAAAGTATTTGGTTACAGCAGAATCACACAGTGAAACAAGTGAGAGGGGCTGCACACTGTAcgtggaggagcggggggggtggggggggcacaGCCTCGCACCCTGAGAATAAGGGAGGATGAGCTCACAGACCCGTGTCACCTTAACATCTTCCATGGAAACTGttctctgcctcttttctttttggtgctttttttctccctgcagaCAGAATAAACCATCGCATGctgagtcagagagagaaaaagatggacGTCACCACTTGATGATGAAAAGCTGCCGTGTAGGAGGGAGCACATCAGTTAAGGCTCTCCGATTATttacagagccccccccccccgacactgtCCTTGTTCCAGGGCCAGCAAACATTTGTTCAATCTCTAGGTTCACATGTGCGCAAAACCAATTCCGCTGCCAGCAGATACATTAGAGGAGGATCGTTATCTGGAATGTAACAACAGATGTGTGTTCTACAGTAAAAACATGGCAAATACATTGTACATGCACACGCATCCCCCTGTGAGCCCGACATAGAAGCCGCATGTTCACCAGCCATGTGGCTTTTTCAGCCACATGGCTGCCCCCCGGGGCGGGCTACGTTTTTGTGCAGCCCTGCTGTCTGGATGTGTCTGGATCTGCCCGGATCAAAAGGTCATTAGGGTTTAACTTTGatgcgcacaaacacatttcattattaCGTTATATTTAAGCAGACTTACAATAAatgaagaacttattcacagaaattgaatatattgtccataatgatgtgttcatatactgtatgtataatcaccatgttttttcgtcaatctgaatgagttaaatgtagtttacatgaggtggacccgacctccgtgtgattcgccatgtttgctacgtcgtgttgaatacggttgttgcacaaaacggtttcagaatacgtcgcgtttgctttagaattttcagacgctgccagaaaccTGGAAACGtaatcggcggtgcgccgccataaagtgtcccctgtcggctgctcagttggttgcggtttgcaactttaccaccagatgccgccagaaaattacaaaacattacacactggggcttatagatatatatatatatatttcacaattaaTCTTTTAATTACATCCTGCCTGGTGGCAACTAGAATAACACCCgcctttctttttctaaattggTTGACTCGGtattcctcctcccctccaaaCTCATCGCTGCCCACACACAGATGTAGTCAACACAACACGGCGGGTGGATGATAAAGCTTCAGTGTTAAAGTAAAAGACTTTTTAACTGCGGCATATTTTGAATCTTTAAAACAAGGATTTTTGTTCAAAATACACGTTTTCTCAACATGAGCAAAACAAGAATCCACAGAGGCTCCGTGGggtgatattaaaaaaaagaagaagaagaagttcagaCTGAGAGTGAAGTAAaaagtttgattatttttgtttcatttacaaGATGATGGAAGCTGAATTTACTCGGTTCCCCAGAAactgagtacatttactcaagtactgtactgaagtacttcaaaaaaacacttttcactaCATTCCAGAGACAGATATTCTTTTTCAATCTGATACCTTTACAGATTCAGATTATGTTAATATAAAATACATCTAACATACATTTCAATGTACCatctttatattatattaagtaGATCGAGGTGTAAAAATAACTCCCATCTTTTCTTTAGCTGCAACTTTAAAGTGATGATTACATATTAACAGTTTTGGACAGTAACGAAGTACATCTACTTGAGAATtagtattttacttttttggaaACCTTTTTACTTTGACGCCACCACATTTGAAAGTCAAATAATGTCCTTTGACTCCAATACAATTCTATGAAGCCCCTCTTTTACTCAGTAAAAGACCTGAGTACTGTAGCCTacactgtctctctgtgtgtgtgtgtgtttgtgtgtgtgtgtgtttcacaatGCATGTTCACTTCagagctttcaaaaaaaaagaagaagaagaagaaatcacagCCAGCAGCAAAACTTTCCagatgttgcccccccccccttctctctctctgcataaGACTCTGGAGATCACATGGTGCATTTCCCCATCCCATCCACCATACACTGTCCCACCACCATGCAGACTGGtacattctgtatttttttcattttttttacacagctaTGGTATTTGGATCAGTTCTTGCGCAGCCCGGCGGCGGTGCGCGCACCCTAACCAAAATGCGCATGCGTCCTTgcgcagagaggagggggggaaaaaggggtgGACGCGCTgtaacagacagagacagagagagagagagagagagagagagactctacATCTGCCCCAGGACTCGGTGCCAGTCACACGGACCCTCAGCGACCCTGCGGTctggtgggtgtgggtgtgcgcGCCGGTCGTTTCCGCTACATGGCTCGGAACTGGTGACCGCTGCTGCTTGTCGGCACATCGCATCACATCGCTGCCCTTTCCTGTGCAGCAGCGGGCAGGAGGACTGGTTGCGACACCACTGTAgagagtatatatatacatacatatatatatatatatatatatatatatatatgtatgtatatatatacacacaacgGGATTTGTGTATAAGCTCCTCGGCTGGTAAGTAAAAGACTGTGGCGTTATTACGCGGAGCAGCCTTTACGCACACACATGTgatgcactgtactgtacatgtgtgtgtgtgtgcgtcaggaGTTTTGTACATGGAGGCAT
Coding sequences within it:
- the LOC118299005 gene encoding toll/interleukin-1 receptor domain-containing adapter protein, with the protein product MHGWFQKLLNPRISSSTQRDQKVKATTSLSYKPPSPEAAPSRAQKPPSALSSQQRWRRKYDLLVCHSLADSDAEEAIRLVSFLEASPRGLRCFLWQRDVCPGGAVFTEFCQAVHESHLQALLITPHFLQEEWCMYMMHQALAEGPMSSRLIPLIWNLSHAEYPPELRFYVYINLSRNADRGYSLINKTVLMRLEDLVKTERTFDSRSGIGGEGGSRGDGPASNDGPAETPLPPRSAAEEG